One window of Thermosipho affectus genomic DNA carries:
- a CDS encoding phosphate ABC transporter substrate-binding protein PstS family protein, translated as MRKFLVLILFVFTVFLFSETLVIKGSNTIFPIAQLWIEKLKTIYPDLEITLEGAGSSTGIAALFNKTADIANASRWLKESEIAKMHKEGRYFIPIVIGYDGIAIIVNKNLNLEKISLNTLKKIYTGKIRYWNQVDPNLPKKQIQIYSRNTASGTFETFEKIVLNKEKMAPWVRMVESTRFELETVEKNPYAIAYVGIGYVTDDVRVLKVEGILPTKENILNGVYPISRALYMFLDATNGYPDSGAIKKYITFGLSKEGQELVEKAGYVAAYGF; from the coding sequence ATGAGAAAGTTTCTTGTGTTAATTCTTTTTGTATTTACTGTGTTTTTATTTTCGGAAACTCTAGTGATAAAGGGTTCAAATACCATATTTCCTATCGCACAGCTTTGGATTGAGAAATTAAAAACGATTTATCCTGATCTTGAAATAACATTAGAAGGAGCAGGTTCATCTACGGGAATAGCAGCTTTATTTAACAAAACTGCGGATATAGCGAATGCAAGTAGATGGTTAAAGGAAAGTGAAATTGCAAAGATGCACAAAGAAGGAAGATATTTTATACCTATTGTTATAGGATATGATGGTATTGCCATAATTGTGAATAAAAATCTGAACTTAGAAAAAATATCGTTAAATACTTTAAAGAAGATATATACTGGAAAAATTAGATATTGGAATCAGGTTGATCCAAATTTACCTAAAAAACAAATACAGATATATTCAAGAAACACAGCATCTGGAACTTTTGAAACATTTGAAAAAATTGTTTTAAACAAAGAAAAGATGGCACCGTGGGTACGTATGGTTGAAAGTACAAGATTTGAATTGGAAACAGTTGAAAAGAATCCATATGCAATAGCATACGTTGGTATTGGATATGTTACAGATGATGTGAGAGTGTTAAAGGTTGAAGGTATTTTACCGACAAAAGAAAATATTTTAAATGGAGTTTATCCAATCTCAAGAGCACTTTATATGTTTTTGGATGCAACAAATGGATATCCAGATTCAGGAGCTATAAAAAAATACATTACATTTGGATTATCTAAAGAAGGACAAGAATTAGTTGAAAAAGCTGGATATGTAGCAGCATACGGATTTTAG
- a CDS encoding GNAT family N-acetyltransferase has product MLDGKKVRLREYRREDLEKARNMVNNVLKYTMPGIPYPLRVEDEIKWYEGFNAFSDNYSFAIELKESNEYIGGCGVNKVDWKNSVCELGIFLGMSYWNKGYGTEAMELLVDFVFKEMNINKIKLHVYSFNQRAIRSYEKLGFKKEGVLREELFRDGKYWDVIVMGLLRREWK; this is encoded by the coding sequence GTGTTAGATGGTAAAAAGGTTAGATTAAGGGAATACAGAAGGGAGGATTTAGAAAAAGCAAGAAATATGGTGAACAATGTTTTAAAATACACAATGCCCGGTATTCCATATCCTCTAAGGGTAGAAGATGAAATAAAATGGTATGAGGGTTTTAATGCTTTTTCTGATAACTATTCTTTTGCAATTGAGTTAAAAGAAAGCAATGAGTATATAGGAGGATGTGGTGTTAATAAGGTAGATTGGAAGAATTCGGTGTGTGAACTTGGTATTTTTCTTGGAATGTCTTACTGGAATAAAGGATATGGAACAGAAGCAATGGAACTTTTAGTAGATTTTGTGTTTAAAGAAATGAATATTAATAAGATAAAGTTACATGTCTATTCTTTTAATCAAAGGGCTATAAGGAGTTATGAAAAACTTGGTTTTAAAAAAGAGGGAGTTTTAAGGGAAGAGTTATTTAGGGATGGAAAATATTGGGATGTAATTGTAATGGGACTTTTAAGAAGAGAATGGAAGTAA
- a CDS encoding MarR family winged helix-turn-helix transcriptional regulator, with the protein MDTKKIFESIFNLVVNFTQFFQQNSTFSKMTTNEFYLFLFVNFNSPVSMKYCSEKMGLSKSTITVLIDKLENKKLVKRNRSSEDRRLILISPTNNGKKLFESFSKDFYKIIDFTISKIPDKELEIINKGFELLLRNIYKK; encoded by the coding sequence ATGGATACGAAAAAAATATTCGAATCAATTTTTAATTTAGTAGTCAACTTTACACAGTTTTTTCAACAAAATAGCACTTTTTCGAAGATGACAACAAATGAATTCTACTTATTCTTATTCGTCAATTTTAACTCACCTGTATCTATGAAATATTGCTCTGAAAAAATGGGACTTTCCAAAAGTACTATTACCGTACTTATTGACAAATTGGAAAATAAAAAATTGGTTAAACGAAACCGTTCAAGTGAAGATAGAAGGCTCATACTTATTTCCCCCACCAATAATGGTAAAAAGCTCTTTGAAAGTTTTTCAAAGGATTTTTACAAAATAATAGATTTTACTATTTCAAAGATCCCAGATAAAGAACTAGAAATTATAAATAAAGGATTTGAACTACTTCTTAGAAATATCTACAAAAAATAA
- a CDS encoding NAD-dependent epimerase/dehydratase family protein, whose product MVFITGGSGHLGNVLIRKLICNGEKVVTLVHPSDKCESLMDLDVKIIKGDVRDYNLVKNIAEDADIIIHLAAIISILPWKKRQVFSVNINGTKNILNIGKRLNKKIIYVSSVHAFIEPKKGTTIDESIEINPKKTVGIYGKSKAFAALEVLNAAKSGLDIITICPTGIIGPYDFKPSEMGKFFIHYLQGKLKYIINGSFDFVDVRDVANGIIKLITHGKKSEFYILGNETISIKRIVKLLNKITGEKKSPKTINSRFAYFISWLAATYGFFTNTKPLFTPYSIHTLTRNYKFSHKKAKKEINYTPRPIEETLFDTLEWFKNYLRNSLNFTYFHHV is encoded by the coding sequence ATGGTATTTATAACAGGTGGTTCTGGACATTTAGGGAATGTCTTAATAAGGAAATTAATATGTAATGGTGAAAAAGTTGTAACTCTTGTTCACCCAAGTGATAAATGCGAAAGTTTAATGGATTTAGATGTGAAAATTATAAAAGGTGATGTTAGAGATTATAATTTGGTAAAAAACATAGCAGAGGATGCCGATATAATAATACATCTTGCTGCAATTATTTCAATCCTTCCATGGAAAAAAAGACAAGTCTTTTCTGTTAATATAAATGGTACAAAAAACATATTAAATATTGGAAAAAGGCTTAACAAAAAAATAATTTACGTTAGTTCAGTACACGCTTTTATAGAACCTAAAAAAGGTACAACAATTGATGAAAGTATAGAAATAAATCCCAAAAAAACCGTTGGAATTTACGGAAAATCAAAAGCTTTTGCTGCACTTGAAGTCTTAAATGCAGCAAAATCTGGCCTTGATATCATAACAATATGCCCAACAGGTATTATTGGACCATATGATTTTAAACCATCTGAAATGGGAAAATTCTTTATACACTATTTACAGGGAAAATTAAAATACATAATAAATGGCAGCTTTGACTTTGTCGATGTAAGGGATGTCGCAAATGGAATTATAAAATTAATAACCCACGGAAAAAAATCGGAATTTTATATTTTAGGGAATGAGACTATTTCAATAAAAAGGATTGTAAAATTATTAAACAAAATTACAGGAGAAAAAAAATCCCCAAAAACAATTAACTCACGCTTTGCCTATTTTATATCATGGCTTGCCGCAACATATGGTTTTTTTACAAATACAAAACCTCTTTTTACACCTTACTCAATCCACACACTTACTAGAAATTACAAATTTTCACACAAAAAAGCAAAAAAAGAAATTAATTACACTCCTCGCCCAATTGAAGAGACACTCTTTGATACACTTGAATGGTTTAAAAATTATCTAAGAAATTCTTTAAATTTCACTTATTTCCACCATGTTTAA
- a CDS encoding 1-phosphofructokinase family hexose kinase, with the protein MIFTLTMNPCLDRYLYVDKLVLDDTIRVKNVVDYPAGKGIDVSRVIKELGGVSVAISLLGGETGRRIEEMLDKEGVIYSTIRVEVETRTNIIMETKEGQYRFSMPGEKISKKKLQVILEVLNAIVREGDVIIISGSLPKGVSPDFYTGIIFALKQWGVYVYFDADGEKLKAGLLGNPDVIKPNEHEFQRLVGKKLKSLEDFKVEGKKILKRFNLKEILLTLGGKGAMLVSEDECYYAKPLDVEVKSAVGAGDSFLAAYVLKRELGRKEAFRWANAAGTAAVMTPGTELCKKEDVIDLLNMVEISEI; encoded by the coding sequence TTGATTTTTACGCTTACGATGAATCCTTGTTTGGATAGGTATTTATACGTTGATAAATTGGTTTTGGATGATACAATTCGCGTAAAAAATGTTGTTGACTATCCAGCGGGAAAGGGTATAGATGTTTCAAGAGTAATTAAAGAACTTGGTGGGGTATCTGTTGCTATTTCATTACTTGGTGGTGAAACTGGGCGGAGAATTGAGGAAATGCTTGATAAAGAAGGGGTTATTTATAGTACTATAAGGGTAGAAGTTGAAACAAGGACTAATATAATAATGGAGACAAAAGAAGGACAGTATAGATTTAGTATGCCAGGTGAAAAGATTTCGAAAAAGAAACTACAAGTGATTCTTGAAGTTTTAAATGCAATTGTTAGAGAAGGTGATGTAATCATAATTTCAGGAAGCCTTCCAAAAGGAGTTTCACCAGATTTTTACACTGGAATAATATTTGCGTTAAAGCAATGGGGAGTATATGTATATTTTGATGCAGATGGTGAGAAGCTTAAGGCGGGACTTCTTGGAAATCCAGATGTTATAAAACCAAATGAACATGAATTTCAGAGACTTGTCGGAAAAAAATTAAAGAGTTTGGAAGATTTTAAAGTAGAAGGTAAGAAGATTTTGAAAAGGTTTAATTTAAAGGAAATTCTTTTAACCTTAGGTGGTAAGGGTGCTATGTTAGTTTCAGAAGATGAATGTTATTATGCAAAGCCTTTGGATGTAGAAGTGAAAAGTGCTGTGGGAGCAGGAGATTCCTTTTTGGCAGCTTATGTGTTAAAAAGAGAACTAGGAAGAAAGGAAGCTTTTAGATGGGCAAATGCCGCTGGGACTGCAGCTGTTATGACGCCTGGCACAGAATTATGTAAAAAAGAAGATGTAATTGATTTGTTAAACATGGTGGAAATAAGTGAAATTTAA
- the fabG gene encoding 3-oxoacyl-[acyl-carrier-protein] reductase, with product MKLEGKVCIITGAGSGIGKVASLLFAKEGAKVIACDVVEENLKKLKEENESIDTYKLDVCDRSAIKKMVDEIVEKYGKIDVLVNNAGITRDALLLKMKEEDWDKVIDVNLKGVFNMTQAVAPIMLKNGKGSIINTSSVVGVYGNIGQTNYAATKSGIIGMTKTWAKELARKGAQIRVNAVAPGFIKTPMTEKVPDRIIQALNEKIPLKRMGEAEEVAKVYLFLASDDSSYITGQVIGVDGGLVI from the coding sequence ATGAAATTAGAAGGAAAAGTTTGTATAATTACAGGTGCAGGTAGTGGAATAGGGAAAGTTGCCTCCTTGTTATTTGCAAAAGAAGGGGCAAAAGTGATAGCTTGTGATGTAGTTGAGGAAAATTTAAAAAAATTAAAGGAGGAAAATGAAAGTATTGATACTTATAAATTAGATGTTTGTGATAGAAGTGCAATTAAGAAAATGGTGGACGAAATAGTCGAAAAATACGGTAAAATAGATGTTTTAGTAAATAATGCTGGAATTACAAGAGATGCTTTATTGTTAAAGATGAAAGAAGAAGATTGGGATAAAGTAATAGATGTCAATTTAAAGGGTGTTTTTAACATGACACAGGCTGTTGCACCAATAATGTTAAAGAATGGAAAAGGAAGTATCATAAATACCTCATCAGTTGTGGGGGTATATGGAAATATAGGCCAAACAAATTACGCTGCAACAAAATCAGGTATAATTGGTATGACAAAGACATGGGCAAAAGAACTTGCAAGAAAAGGTGCACAAATTAGGGTAAATGCAGTAGCTCCCGGGTTTATTAAAACACCAATGACGGAAAAAGTTCCTGATAGAATAATACAAGCTTTAAATGAAAAAATACCTTTAAAAAGAATGGGAGAAGCAGAAGAAGTTGCAAAGGTTTATCTATTTTTAGCGTCTGATGATTCCTCATACATTACAGGTCAAGTAATAGGAGTGGATGGTGGATTAGTAATTTAA
- a CDS encoding energy-coupling factor transporter transmembrane component T family protein — translation MKFAFGRYVPGNSIIHALDPRTKIISSFVLVSAVLFVQNLTGYLIFFFVFLLISFLSNIRFTLYLRSVKNMWFLILFASVVQYFVSGLEMSIFIALRLAFVVLFASFLTFTTSPLLISRGLSDLLKFFGVKKRYRDDFGMIMTISFRFIPILFDEVDRIIKAQIARGAKFDQKGLKYKLQAIIVIIVPLLVSSIRKAEEISIALQARKYGLFERKSYYKLCWSIRDTLFLIFSISILIFILVFKL, via the coding sequence ATGAAATTTGCTTTTGGAAGATATGTACCAGGAAATTCCATAATACACGCGTTAGATCCAAGAACAAAAATTATTTCTTCTTTTGTTTTAGTGTCAGCTGTTTTATTTGTACAAAATTTAACAGGGTATTTGATATTCTTTTTTGTGTTTTTGCTTATATCATTTTTGTCAAATATTAGATTTACTTTGTATTTGAGATCTGTGAAAAACATGTGGTTTTTAATATTATTTGCTTCAGTAGTGCAGTATTTTGTCAGTGGACTTGAAATGTCCATTTTTATAGCACTTAGACTTGCATTTGTTGTACTTTTTGCATCTTTTTTAACTTTTACTACTTCACCATTGTTGATTTCAAGAGGGTTATCTGATCTTTTAAAATTTTTTGGTGTAAAAAAAAGATACAGAGACGATTTTGGAATGATTATGACCATTTCTTTTAGATTTATTCCTATTTTGTTTGATGAGGTTGATAGAATAATTAAAGCGCAAATTGCAAGAGGGGCAAAATTTGACCAAAAAGGGCTAAAGTATAAACTTCAAGCGATAATTGTAATAATCGTCCCTCTTCTTGTTTCATCAATAAGAAAGGCAGAAGAAATTTCAATTGCATTGCAAGCAAGAAAATACGGGTTATTTGAGAGAAAAAGCTATTATAAATTATGTTGGAGTATTCGGGATACTTTATTTTTAATTTTTTCAATTTCTATTTTAATTTTTATTCTTGTATTTAAGTTATAG
- a CDS encoding sodium-translocating pyrophosphatase yields MVYLLIPILGIGLALLNFYFVTKKSEGNDKMKEISLAIREGADAFISHEYAVVFKISIPIAIILGFITAWYVSVSFLIGALMSSLAGFIGMKIATRANVRVSNIARETRDLNKTLKLAFQGGSVMGLSVASFALLGLGIVFWLFSYQLDKENLVIIKNYLGINFIPFAMTVSGYSLGCSIIAMFDRVGGGVYTKAADMAADLVGKTELKLPEDDPRNPATIADNVGDNVGDVAGLGADLLESYVGSILSAIVLASYIFTLSGNLYYETVKKLIYYPFLYTTVGLIGSIFGIYFVILKKGSGNPHKDLNSSLFLSAILSLFGNFLLTNYYLSDVKKLEIFGFRFGKFSPYFSSVLGVFVGIIIGLLAEYYTSDDFRPTRELSYKSKQGSAIVISGGLALGMKSVFLPSIFLFIAILLANYFSGLYGVAMASIGMLSFVATSVSVDSYGPIADNAGGISEMAKLEEDVRKITDKLDMVGNTTAAIGKGFAIGSAALAALSLFASYVFSQTSPGTFFNNVFDLLNLNIINAKTLSGAILGASLPFMFSGILIESVVKSSGLMVDEIRRQVKERPGILTGDEKPDYQTCVKISAAGAIKQMSKPIFIAVLTPIISGFLLGTEFVGGVLVGTTLSGIMLALFSANAGGAWDNAKKHLEQGKIKGLEKGSTEHDALVIGDTVGDPLKDTVGPSLDILIKIMAVISLILAPLFLEFHIF; encoded by the coding sequence ATGGTTTATTTATTGATACCTATATTGGGGATAGGGCTTGCGTTATTAAATTTTTATTTTGTCACAAAAAAATCCGAGGGGAACGACAAAATGAAGGAGATTTCTCTTGCAATTAGAGAAGGTGCAGATGCGTTTATTTCACATGAATATGCAGTTGTTTTTAAAATATCTATACCCATTGCTATAATTCTTGGTTTTATAACTGCATGGTATGTATCAGTTTCCTTCTTGATTGGTGCGTTGATGAGTTCACTTGCAGGATTTATAGGAATGAAAATTGCAACTAGGGCAAATGTAAGAGTTTCAAATATTGCACGTGAAACACGTGATTTAAACAAAACATTAAAGCTTGCTTTCCAGGGTGGATCTGTTATGGGGTTGTCTGTTGCCTCTTTTGCACTACTGGGGCTTGGTATAGTCTTTTGGCTTTTTTCTTATCAACTTGATAAAGAAAATTTAGTGATTATAAAGAACTATTTGGGGATTAATTTTATACCATTTGCAATGACTGTTTCTGGATATTCTTTAGGGTGCTCCATAATTGCCATGTTTGATAGAGTGGGAGGAGGAGTTTATACAAAGGCTGCAGATATGGCAGCGGATTTAGTGGGAAAAACGGAGTTAAAATTACCAGAGGATGATCCAAGAAATCCAGCAACAATTGCGGATAATGTAGGAGATAATGTGGGAGATGTTGCAGGACTTGGTGCAGACTTGCTAGAAAGTTATGTGGGTTCAATACTATCTGCTATAGTTTTAGCATCTTATATTTTTACACTATCAGGTAATTTATACTATGAAACGGTAAAGAAGTTAATTTATTACCCGTTTTTGTATACTACTGTGGGGTTGATCGGGAGTATTTTTGGAATTTATTTTGTAATATTAAAGAAAGGATCTGGAAATCCACATAAAGATTTAAACAGTTCTTTGTTTTTATCTGCAATTTTAAGCTTGTTTGGAAATTTTCTTTTGACTAATTATTATTTGTCAGATGTAAAAAAATTGGAAATTTTTGGGTTTAGATTTGGAAAATTTTCACCATATTTTTCTTCAGTTTTAGGGGTCTTTGTAGGAATCATTATTGGATTATTGGCGGAATATTACACTTCAGATGACTTTAGGCCTACAAGGGAGTTGAGTTATAAATCAAAGCAGGGATCTGCAATTGTGATATCTGGTGGTTTGGCACTTGGTATGAAAAGTGTATTTTTACCCTCAATATTTTTATTTATAGCGATTTTGCTTGCAAATTATTTTTCAGGGCTATACGGTGTTGCAATGGCATCTATAGGTATGCTTTCCTTTGTTGCAACATCGGTTTCCGTTGATTCGTATGGGCCTATTGCGGATAACGCGGGTGGAATAAGTGAAATGGCAAAATTAGAGGAAGATGTTAGGAAGATTACGGATAAATTAGATATGGTTGGTAACACCACCGCCGCAATTGGTAAAGGATTTGCAATAGGTTCTGCTGCATTGGCTGCTTTGTCACTTTTTGCTTCGTATGTTTTTTCCCAAACATCTCCAGGTACGTTTTTTAATAACGTTTTTGATCTTTTGAATTTAAATATCATAAATGCTAAAACACTTTCGGGAGCTATTTTAGGAGCATCTTTACCGTTTATGTTTAGTGGGATTTTGATAGAGTCTGTTGTAAAAAGTTCAGGATTAATGGTAGATGAAATTAGACGTCAGGTTAAAGAAAGGCCAGGTATTTTGACAGGTGATGAAAAGCCCGATTATCAAACATGTGTTAAGATAAGTGCTGCAGGAGCAATTAAACAAATGAGCAAACCTATATTTATTGCAGTTCTTACGCCTATAATTTCTGGATTTTTACTTGGAACAGAGTTTGTCGGTGGTGTATTGGTTGGAACAACGTTAAGTGGTATAATGTTAGCGTTATTTAGTGCAAATGCCGGTGGTGCGTGGGATAACGCAAAGAAACATTTAGAACAGGGGAAAATTAAAGGGCTTGAGAAAGGCTCAACAGAACACGATGCGCTTGTGATAGGAGATACAGTTGGTGACCCCTTAAAAGATACTGTTGGACCTAGTTTGGATATTTTGATAAAAATAATGGCTGTTATTTCATTAATTTTGGCTCCTTTATTTTTGGAATTTCACATTTTTTAA
- a CDS encoding response regulator transcription factor, which yields MGKRKVMVIDDQPEILELISFTLEKEGYDVIPVEDAEKALEEIKDKDVDMFLVDIMLPGMDGFEFVRNIRSQEKHKFTPVIFLSAKGEEFDKVLGLELGADDYITKPFSIRELLARIKAVFRRMQLSTQVKEEKPKKIVAKDLEIDVDKYEVKIKGKKVNLTPLEFDLLRFLAENEGKVFSRNVLLDKLWGYDYFGDTRTVDVHIRRLRTKIEEDPSNPKYIVTVRGKGYKFRDPGKEE from the coding sequence ATGGGAAAAAGGAAAGTTATGGTTATTGATGATCAACCGGAAATTCTTGAATTAATTAGTTTCACGCTCGAAAAAGAAGGATATGATGTTATACCCGTCGAAGACGCTGAGAAAGCTCTTGAAGAGATTAAAGATAAAGATGTGGATATGTTTCTCGTTGATATAATGTTACCTGGAATGGATGGCTTTGAATTTGTAAGAAATATTAGAAGTCAAGAGAAACATAAATTTACACCTGTAATCTTTTTAAGCGCTAAAGGTGAGGAATTTGATAAAGTCTTAGGTTTAGAATTGGGTGCAGATGATTACATAACAAAACCATTTAGTATTAGAGAACTCCTTGCAAGAATCAAAGCTGTATTTAGAAGAATGCAGCTTTCCACTCAAGTAAAAGAAGAAAAACCAAAAAAGATAGTTGCGAAAGATTTGGAAATTGATGTAGATAAGTATGAGGTAAAAATAAAGGGTAAAAAAGTTAATTTAACCCCGTTGGAATTTGATCTTTTAAGATTTCTAGCCGAAAATGAAGGGAAGGTATTTTCCAGAAACGTACTTTTAGACAAACTTTGGGGGTATGATTACTTTGGTGACACAAGAACTGTTGACGTTCACATAAGAAGGCTTAGAACAAAAATAGAAGAAGATCCTTCGAATCCTAAATATATAGTAACAGTTAGAGGAAAGGGGTACAAATTTAGAGACCCTGGAAAGGAAGAATAA
- a CDS encoding sensor histidine kinase produces MLYLIITIFVLLMSLFVVIHKLKKIKKEYDILQISMKKIEKLIEEDRNSPPLYISEKIRKKITALEEKIYELELSLKNHLTILNNIVDPIIIAKKDGTITFANIEARNITRPGVEGRKLYEVFEDYYVNQMFEEVQIKKDLKSGEINLFVNGEKRYYELKIVPVTLEQNNERYIIILHDVTQERVLENVRKEFISNVSHELRTPLTSIHGYAEALLDDSLEDKELIKRFLTIIESEAARMTRLINDLLDLEKLESGNTQFVFEKINFTEILEHVRNIIEPLAKDYKVEVEFVYPDNIELIGDKDRLTQMVLNLVDNAVKYTSLKEKGKKKVTVEAYKENDNIKLIIKDTGVGIPEKAQKKLFERFYRVDKARSRKMGGTGLGLSIVKTIVEKHNGVIEFSSKEGVGTKFIVTLPTGGNTNETV; encoded by the coding sequence ATGCTCTATTTGATAATTACTATATTTGTACTATTAATGTCTCTCTTTGTTGTAATACACAAATTAAAGAAAATAAAAAAAGAATACGATATACTACAAATTTCCATGAAAAAAATAGAAAAATTGATAGAGGAGGATAGGAATTCTCCTCCTCTTTATATTTCAGAAAAAATTAGAAAGAAAATAACGGCTTTAGAAGAAAAAATATATGAACTAGAGTTATCACTAAAAAACCACTTGACTATTTTAAATAATATAGTTGATCCTATAATAATAGCGAAAAAAGATGGAACTATTACATTTGCAAATATTGAAGCTCGCAATATTACAAGGCCTGGAGTTGAAGGAAGAAAACTATACGAAGTTTTTGAAGATTATTACGTAAATCAGATGTTCGAAGAAGTTCAAATCAAAAAAGATCTGAAATCCGGAGAAATAAACCTCTTTGTCAATGGTGAAAAAAGATATTACGAATTAAAAATAGTACCTGTTACACTGGAGCAAAATAACGAAAGGTATATTATAATACTCCATGATGTAACACAAGAAAGAGTTTTGGAGAATGTAAGAAAAGAATTTATTTCTAATGTTTCTCATGAACTTCGAACACCGCTTACTTCAATTCACGGATATGCAGAAGCACTTCTTGATGATTCCCTTGAAGATAAGGAATTAATAAAAAGATTTTTAACGATAATTGAATCTGAAGCCGCAAGAATGACCAGATTAATCAACGATTTACTTGATCTTGAAAAACTAGAATCTGGAAATACTCAATTTGTATTTGAAAAAATCAACTTCACCGAGATTCTTGAACATGTAAGAAATATAATAGAACCATTGGCAAAAGATTACAAAGTTGAAGTCGAGTTTGTCTACCCAGACAATATCGAACTTATAGGTGATAAAGATAGACTAACTCAGATGGTACTAAATCTAGTTGATAATGCGGTAAAATATACTTCTCTAAAAGAAAAAGGAAAGAAAAAAGTAACTGTTGAAGCATACAAAGAAAATGACAATATAAAACTAATTATAAAGGATACTGGCGTTGGAATCCCTGAAAAAGCACAAAAAAAGCTGTTTGAAAGATTCTACAGAGTGGATAAAGCCAGAAGCAGAAAAATGGGTGGAACAGGTCTTGGATTATCAATTGTAAAAACAATTGTAGAAAAACACAATGGTGTAATTGAGTTTTCAAGTAAAGAAGGAGTAGGAACAAAGTTTATCGTTACTTTACCAACGGGAGGTAATACAAATGAGACCGTATGA
- a CDS encoding thymidine phosphorylase: MRPYDIILKKRNGETLNKEEIEYMVMGYVNKDIPDYQMSAFLMAIFFKHLNNEERAILTEIMAKSGDMLDLSKIEGKKVDKHSTGGVGDKTTLVVAPIVASLGVPVAKMSGRALGHTGGTIDKLESIPGFKTSLTLDEFFENVNKYKIAVVGQTANLAPADKKIYALRDATATVDEVSLIASSIMSKKLAGGADAFVLDVKVGSGAFMKDIDSARELANAMVGIAKSHNKEAVAVLTNMDEPLGFFAGNSLEVLEAIETLKGNGDKKFVELCLTLSAWMCYLAGKDSYEKCYKLAYDSLNNGDALNKFKEFIIAQGGNPDVVQKPKDILPISNNFVEFKANKDGYISKINTEKVGVACNYLGAGRVKKEDKIDHSVGLEFLKKIGDKVSKGETIVKLYISENSDVESALNLLNDAYTIGDSDVQKLDIILDIVK; encoded by the coding sequence ATGAGACCGTATGATATTATTCTAAAAAAAAGAAATGGAGAAACTCTTAATAAGGAAGAAATAGAATACATGGTAATGGGATATGTAAATAAAGATATACCAGATTATCAGATGTCCGCCTTTTTGATGGCAATATTTTTCAAACACTTAAACAACGAAGAAAGGGCTATTTTGACGGAAATAATGGCAAAATCTGGTGATATGTTAGATTTATCAAAAATAGAAGGAAAAAAAGTGGACAAACATTCAACAGGTGGTGTAGGTGATAAAACAACATTAGTTGTTGCCCCAATAGTCGCATCACTTGGTGTTCCAGTCGCTAAAATGTCAGGTAGAGCTTTAGGCCATACTGGAGGTACCATTGACAAATTAGAATCAATACCTGGATTTAAAACTTCGTTAACACTAGATGAGTTTTTTGAAAATGTAAACAAATACAAAATAGCTGTTGTAGGACAAACTGCAAATCTTGCACCTGCAGATAAAAAGATATACGCTTTACGTGATGCAACGGCAACAGTAGACGAAGTCTCTTTAATTGCTTCAAGTATTATGAGTAAAAAACTTGCTGGTGGAGCTGATGCATTTGTATTGGATGTAAAGGTAGGTTCAGGTGCATTTATGAAAGACATTGATTCTGCAAGAGAACTTGCCAATGCCATGGTAGGTATTGCAAAAAGTCACAACAAAGAAGCCGTTGCTGTTTTGACTAATATGGATGAACCTCTTGGTTTCTTTGCTGGAAATTCTTTGGAAGTACTCGAAGCAATTGAGACCCTAAAAGGAAATGGAGATAAAAAATTCGTTGAGTTGTGCCTTACTTTATCCGCATGGATGTGTTATCTGGCTGGAAAAGACTCTTATGAAAAATGTTATAAACTTGCGTATGATTCTCTAAATAACGGAGACGCTTTAAATAAGTTTAAAGAATTTATAATCGCACAAGGTGGCAATCCAGATGTAGTACAAAAACCGAAAGATATATTACCTATTTCCAACAATTTTGTAGAATTTAAGGCAAACAAAGACGGATATATATCAAAAATAAATACGGAAAAAGTAGGAGTTGCTTGTAATTATTTAGGCGCAGGAAGAGTAAAAAAAGAAGACAAAATTGATCATTCAGTTGGTCTAGAATTTTTAAAAAAAATCGGGGATAAGGTCTCAAAAGGTGAAACAATAGTAAAACTTTACATAAGTGAAAATAGTGATGTGGAAAGTGCCCTTAATCTTCTTAACGATGCGTATACAATAGGTGACAGCGATGTCCAAAAACTCGATATTATTTTGGATATTGTAAAGTGA